One window from the genome of Rhodopseudomonas sp. P2A-2r encodes:
- a CDS encoding aspartate aminotransferase family protein: MNTLSNSLHHADITTTLHPYTDARAHEKKGPIVIERGKGIYVYDDAGREYIEGLAGLWSVGVGFDEPRLVAAASAQMAKLPYYHTFSDKAHEPSIRLSEKLVEITPEQITRVFFTSSGSEANDTMVKMVWYMNNALGRPRKKKFLARTKGYHGITVASGSLTGLPNNHRDFDLPAIPVRHLTCPHFYRFGAEGESEAAFTARLVAEAEAVILEEGADTIAAFIGEPLMAAGGVMPPPAGYWQGIEALCRKYDILLVADEVINGFGRLGSSFGAVHYGFKPDIMIVSKQLTSSYLPLAAVLFSEAVYDAIADNTAKIGTFGHGFTASGHPVATAVGLENLKIIEERDLMGNAARMGAILQTKLSALSDHPLIGEVRGAGLIAGVEMVADKATRRPFRTPGKVGAYAFGAGHEHGLIVRAIGDTLALCPPMIITEEQVDELFRRFVKTLDQTAGWVKAEGLN; the protein is encoded by the coding sequence ATGAATACGCTTTCAAACTCTCTCCATCATGCAGACATCACCACCACGCTGCATCCCTACACCGATGCGCGGGCGCATGAGAAGAAGGGACCTATCGTCATCGAACGTGGCAAGGGCATCTATGTCTACGACGATGCGGGGCGCGAATATATCGAGGGCCTGGCCGGTCTCTGGTCGGTCGGCGTCGGCTTTGACGAGCCGCGCCTGGTCGCGGCGGCATCAGCGCAGATGGCGAAGCTGCCCTACTACCACACCTTCAGCGACAAGGCGCACGAACCCTCCATCCGGCTCTCCGAAAAGCTGGTCGAAATAACGCCCGAGCAAATCACCCGCGTCTTCTTCACCAGCTCTGGCTCCGAGGCCAACGACACGATGGTGAAGATGGTATGGTACATGAACAATGCACTGGGCCGGCCGCGGAAGAAGAAGTTTCTCGCCCGCACCAAGGGTTACCACGGCATCACCGTCGCTTCCGGCAGTCTCACGGGCTTGCCTAACAATCACCGAGATTTCGACCTTCCGGCGATACCGGTCCGGCATCTGACCTGCCCGCACTTCTACCGCTTTGGCGCGGAAGGGGAGAGCGAGGCCGCCTTCACGGCACGGCTCGTTGCCGAAGCCGAGGCGGTAATCCTTGAGGAAGGCGCTGACACAATCGCAGCCTTCATCGGCGAACCTCTGATGGCCGCCGGCGGGGTCATGCCGCCGCCTGCGGGCTACTGGCAAGGGATCGAGGCGCTCTGCCGCAAATACGACATCCTGCTGGTTGCCGACGAGGTCATCAACGGTTTCGGCCGGCTCGGCAGTTCCTTCGGCGCCGTCCATTACGGCTTCAAGCCGGATATCATGATCGTCTCGAAGCAACTGACCTCATCCTACCTGCCGCTGGCCGCCGTGTTGTTTTCGGAAGCCGTCTATGACGCCATCGCCGACAACACGGCGAAGATTGGTACATTCGGCCACGGCTTTACTGCCTCCGGCCATCCGGTCGCCACGGCGGTGGGGCTGGAAAACCTGAAGATCATCGAGGAGCGCGACCTGATGGGCAACGCCGCCCGTATGGGCGCTATTCTCCAAACAAAGCTTTCCGCGTTGTCGGACCATCCGCTGATCGGCGAGGTGCGTGGCGCCGGCCTGATCGCCGGCGTGGAGATGGTCGCCGACAAGGCCACCCGCCGGCCGTTCAGGACGCCCGGTAAGGTCGGCGCCTATGCCTTTGGCGCCGGTCACGAACACGGCCTGATTGTACGCGCAATCGGCGATACGTTGGCGCTGTGCCCGCCGATGATCATCACCGAAGAGCAGGTGGACGAACTCTTCCGGCGCTTCGTCAAGACGCTCGACCAGACGGCCGGCTGGGTGAAGGCGGAAGGCCTGAACTGA
- a CDS encoding ABC transporter permease: protein MVQQGVFLMLIAFGQMLVLLAGGFDLSVGAVVALTSVIAAKVMVAVALAFPDAAWMSVGAGFLAMILTGAVAGLVNGFGVAILKVNAFIVTLATASIFRGVTLVISQGQQVSGLPRDFVYGIGSGFFHGIPVSAIIATPALVLVYLLVHHMKFGRYVYAIGSNIRSAIVAGVNINWYLIASYVLCATMTAFSGWLLTARVSSGEPLLGGEFPLNSIAAAVIGGCSLRGGEGSVAGVFMGVVFITVLANGMDLMRIGSNYQMIVLGIVLVGAVVLDRYRAANAARR, encoded by the coding sequence ATGGTGCAACAGGGCGTTTTCCTGATGCTCATCGCCTTCGGCCAGATGCTGGTGCTGCTGGCTGGCGGCTTCGACCTGTCGGTGGGCGCCGTGGTGGCGCTGACCTCCGTCATCGCGGCAAAGGTCATGGTCGCCGTGGCGCTCGCCTTTCCGGATGCCGCGTGGATGTCAGTCGGCGCAGGGTTTCTGGCAATGATTCTGACGGGCGCTGTCGCCGGGCTGGTCAACGGCTTCGGCGTGGCGATCCTGAAGGTCAATGCCTTCATCGTGACGCTGGCAACCGCCTCGATTTTTCGCGGCGTCACGCTGGTGATCTCGCAGGGCCAGCAAGTGAGCGGCCTGCCGAGGGATTTCGTCTACGGCATCGGCTCCGGCTTCTTCCACGGCATTCCGGTGTCCGCGATCATCGCGACGCCGGCCCTCGTCCTTGTCTATCTGCTCGTTCATCACATGAAATTCGGCCGATACGTCTATGCGATCGGCTCCAACATCCGTTCGGCCATCGTCGCTGGCGTCAACATCAATTGGTATCTGATCGCCAGCTACGTGCTGTGCGCCACCATGACCGCCTTTTCCGGCTGGCTGCTGACGGCTCGGGTTTCCTCGGGCGAACCGCTGCTCGGCGGCGAGTTTCCGCTCAACTCGATCGCTGCGGCCGTGATCGGAGGCTGCTCGCTACGCGGCGGCGAAGGCTCGGTCGCGGGCGTCTTCATGGGCGTCGTGTTCATCACCGTGCTGGCCAACGGTATGGACCTGATGCGGATCGGCTCGAACTATCAGATGATCGTGCTCGGTATCGTTCTGGTCGGCGCCGTCGTTCTCGATCGCTACCGCGCTGCCAATGCTGCCAGGCGCTGA
- a CDS encoding sugar ABC transporter ATP-binding protein → MEGEAFASLSGASKFYGSYAALKDVSLTLRCGEVHMLLGENGAGKSTLVSLLTGSNMMDAGERMVRGKPCATLTPLEAREAGINAVLQDFALAPTLTVAENYALGRERTRSGFLDKSAMRNDVLDAMRTLGVQLDPDVRVDTLTRAEQQLLEILRALGGKPGALILDEPTATLSHDESEHLFSAIAALKQDGWAILYISHRMEEIRRLGDVVTILRDGRQTGFHRLADVTNDQMIAEMVGREMSSFYPDIAHAPAGMALEVRGLSSGGKLKDASITVRFGEIVGLGGLVGCGKAELARVVFGLMPIDGGEILVEGQSVTAPTPKSMLNRGLIYLPQDRRGEALALNRSIADNVVLEVLGAPGSTRCGFVQTGVLSALVSDLLARLKVQPAEPQKKVQELSGGNQQKVVLGRALSRSRKIYIFDEPTAGIDVGARLDFYHQLQQLCRDGAAILLVSSDLQELVHLSHRAYVMHEGAAWQTLAARTSPRMSSSPMLLVRSRKDPCNDRTSLQRRHHTLGHHQHRRESAALRRPADHSPDLHRRIPTG, encoded by the coding sequence GTGGAGGGTGAGGCCTTCGCCTCACTCTCCGGTGCATCCAAGTTCTATGGCAGCTATGCCGCGTTGAAGGACGTCAGCCTGACGCTCCGATGCGGCGAGGTGCATATGTTGTTGGGCGAAAACGGCGCCGGCAAATCGACGCTTGTCAGCCTTCTGACCGGCAGCAACATGATGGATGCCGGTGAACGGATGGTGCGGGGAAAGCCCTGCGCGACGCTAACGCCGCTCGAAGCACGCGAGGCCGGTATCAATGCCGTGTTGCAGGACTTCGCTTTGGCCCCGACGCTGACGGTTGCCGAAAACTATGCGCTCGGACGCGAGCGGACCCGAAGCGGGTTTCTCGACAAATCCGCGATGCGCAACGACGTGCTGGATGCCATGCGCACACTCGGCGTCCAGTTGGACCCCGATGTGCGCGTGGATACGTTGACGCGGGCCGAACAGCAATTACTGGAAATCCTGCGGGCACTTGGCGGCAAGCCCGGCGCGCTCATCCTCGACGAGCCAACGGCAACGCTTAGCCACGACGAATCCGAACATCTGTTTTCGGCCATTGCCGCCCTAAAGCAGGACGGCTGGGCCATTCTCTATATCAGCCATCGCATGGAGGAGATCCGCCGGCTCGGCGATGTCGTCACCATCCTGCGCGACGGCCGGCAGACGGGATTCCATCGTCTGGCCGACGTCACGAACGATCAGATGATCGCCGAGATGGTCGGCCGCGAAATGTCGAGCTTCTATCCGGACATCGCGCATGCGCCGGCGGGCATGGCGCTGGAGGTCAGAGGGCTGTCGTCCGGCGGCAAGCTCAAGGACGCCTCGATCACCGTGCGCTTCGGCGAGATCGTCGGGCTCGGCGGTCTCGTCGGCTGCGGCAAGGCCGAACTTGCCCGCGTCGTCTTCGGGCTGATGCCTATCGACGGCGGCGAGATCCTGGTCGAAGGCCAGTCTGTCACGGCCCCGACGCCGAAGAGCATGCTCAATCGCGGCCTCATCTATCTGCCGCAGGACCGGCGTGGCGAAGCCCTGGCGCTCAACCGGTCGATCGCCGATAACGTCGTTCTGGAAGTTCTCGGAGCGCCGGGTTCGACGCGCTGCGGCTTCGTGCAGACCGGCGTACTGTCGGCGCTGGTGAGCGATCTTCTTGCGCGTCTCAAGGTACAACCGGCCGAACCGCAGAAGAAGGTGCAGGAACTATCGGGCGGCAACCAGCAGAAGGTCGTTCTCGGCCGGGCACTCAGTCGTTCCCGCAAGATCTACATTTTCGACGAACCGACCGCCGGCATCGACGTCGGTGCGCGGCTCGATTTCTACCATCAACTTCAACAGCTATGCCGCGACGGCGCGGCCATTCTTCTCGTCAGCTCCGATCTCCAGGAGTTGGTGCATCTCTCGCATCGCGCCTACGTGATGCATGAGGGGGCTGCGTGGCAGACCTTGGCCGCAAGAACATCACCGAGGATGTCGTCGTCGCCTATGCTTTTGGTGAGAAGCCGAAAGGACCCCTGCAATGACCGAACTTCGCTCCAGCGCCGGCACCATACCCTCGGCCACCACCAACATCGCCGCGAAAGTGCTGCGCTTCGGCGCCCTGCCGATCATTCTCCTGATCTGCATCGTCGTATTCCAACTGGGTAA
- the torT gene encoding TMAO reductase system periplasmic protein TorT: protein MTKQFLMTTALALVAGTMLSAGIARAADALESFPVELVNGDKKTDADWKLIKANEITKPWNICVLFPHLKDSYWVAANYGIADEIHRTGTAMTLYEAGGYTNLSTQLSQMDNCIAQKFDGIILGAISADGVGPLVKKATDAGIPVIDFVNGVKEPSVSGHALVSFYDLAFTTGKYIVEQSKGGPLVVGFFPGPQGAGWSDDAVRGFNDAIKGSKVEVAVTRRGDTGLNVQLDLINNALQTYENMTWIVGVDVAAQAAAVAVRNANLGAKVNVAAFDIIPPVYEDIAAGATKASPTDFTSLQGRLAVDMALRLLEGQTLAAKRAGPKPAMVTAETIKAYNMTDMFAPKGYSVEFAIKATKK, encoded by the coding sequence ATGACGAAACAATTTCTGATGACGACCGCACTGGCTCTTGTCGCTGGCACCATGCTGAGCGCTGGCATCGCCCGAGCGGCTGATGCGCTCGAAAGTTTTCCGGTCGAACTCGTCAACGGTGACAAGAAGACGGATGCCGACTGGAAGCTGATTAAGGCCAACGAGATTACCAAGCCGTGGAACATCTGCGTGCTATTCCCGCATTTGAAAGACAGCTACTGGGTTGCGGCGAACTACGGCATCGCCGACGAAATCCACCGGACCGGTACGGCGATGACGCTTTATGAAGCCGGCGGCTACACCAATCTTTCGACGCAGCTCAGCCAGATGGACAACTGCATCGCCCAGAAATTTGACGGCATCATTCTTGGGGCCATCAGTGCCGACGGCGTCGGCCCGCTGGTCAAGAAGGCGACCGACGCGGGTATTCCGGTGATCGATTTCGTCAATGGTGTCAAAGAACCGAGCGTTTCCGGCCATGCGCTGGTGAGCTTCTACGATCTCGCCTTCACCACCGGCAAGTACATCGTCGAGCAGTCGAAGGGCGGGCCTCTGGTCGTTGGCTTCTTCCCGGGGCCGCAGGGTGCTGGCTGGTCGGACGACGCGGTGCGCGGTTTCAACGATGCGATCAAGGGGTCGAAGGTCGAAGTGGCCGTCACGCGCCGCGGTGACACCGGCCTCAACGTGCAGCTCGATCTCATTAACAATGCGCTTCAGACCTACGAAAACATGACCTGGATCGTCGGTGTCGACGTTGCGGCACAGGCCGCGGCCGTCGCGGTTCGCAACGCCAATCTCGGCGCCAAGGTCAATGTCGCGGCGTTCGATATCATCCCGCCGGTCTATGAGGACATCGCGGCCGGCGCGACCAAGGCCTCGCCGACCGACTTCACCTCGCTTCAGGGCCGCCTGGCCGTCGATATGGCCCTGCGGCTCCTCGAAGGCCAGACGCTGGCTGCCAAGCGCGCAGGCCCGAAACCTGCCATGGTCACTGCGGAAACGATCAAGGCGTACAACATGACCGACATGTTTGCGCCGAAGGGATACAGCGTCGAGTTCGCAATCAAAGCCACGAAAAAATGA
- the pxpA gene encoding 5-oxoprolinase subunit PxpA → MVTLNCDMGESFGPWRFGDDEGIMPFIDCANIACGFHAADPLTMRKTVDLAVSHGKAIGAHPSLPDKEGFGRREMRLTPDELRAAFVYQIGALSGFVRAAGTTLSHVKPHGIVYGMAAREMETALAIAEAVKVFDVPLFGMSGTCHEEAARTVGVPFIGEFFADLSYSPDGRLIIPRSHSAIDLSKASARLETALLDKQVAAIDGTMLPISFGTVCIHSDPPNARDVAAAVRSVLDSSR, encoded by the coding sequence ATGGTCACGCTGAACTGCGACATGGGAGAGAGCTTCGGGCCGTGGCGGTTCGGTGACGATGAGGGCATCATGCCATTCATCGACTGCGCCAACATCGCCTGCGGCTTTCATGCCGCAGATCCTCTCACAATGCGAAAGACCGTCGATCTGGCCGTCTCGCACGGCAAGGCTATCGGCGCGCATCCCTCGCTGCCCGACAAGGAAGGCTTCGGCCGACGCGAGATGCGGCTGACGCCGGACGAGTTGCGGGCTGCCTTCGTCTATCAGATCGGCGCTCTTTCGGGTTTCGTGCGCGCTGCCGGCACGACGCTCAGCCACGTCAAGCCGCATGGCATCGTATACGGCATGGCCGCTCGCGAGATGGAAACGGCCCTTGCCATTGCCGAGGCCGTCAAGGTTTTCGATGTGCCACTCTTCGGCATGAGCGGGACCTGCCACGAAGAGGCGGCGCGCACGGTCGGCGTGCCTTTTATTGGGGAGTTCTTCGCCGATCTTTCCTATAGCCCGGACGGGCGGCTGATCATTCCGCGCAGCCATTCGGCCATCGACCTCTCAAAGGCTTCCGCGCGCCTGGAAACCGCCCTTCTGGACAAGCAGGTCGCAGCGATAGACGGCACCATGCTGCCGATCTCCTTCGGCACGGTCTGCATTCATTCGGATCCACCGAACGCCCGCGATGTGGCAGCTGCGGTTCGCAGCGTCCTCGACTCGTCCCGGTGA
- a CDS encoding GntR family transcriptional regulator encodes MTNFDDQVPSGVLPTDALDLPPVLREMLHEQIFTLLKRNLMMGRFAPGQKLPLRSLAASLGTSLMPVRDALQRLESIGCVISTANRTMMVPSFSIKELQDIRTLRMLLEGTAAERAAIERTDAELADLRRYCTDIETAADTHNLDLFLEANYNFHMAIADMSRISFVSNLLEPLWMRIGPVVRQSKPDQAHIRKAVKYHLKACSAIAERDPVAAAAAIREDIMECNEY; translated from the coding sequence ATGACGAATTTCGACGATCAGGTGCCATCCGGCGTTCTGCCGACCGATGCGCTGGACTTGCCACCGGTCCTGCGCGAGATGTTGCACGAGCAGATTTTTACGCTCCTGAAGCGCAATCTGATGATGGGGCGGTTTGCACCCGGTCAGAAGCTGCCGCTGAGGAGCCTTGCCGCCAGCCTGGGCACGAGCCTCATGCCCGTCCGCGATGCGTTGCAGCGGCTGGAAAGCATCGGCTGCGTGATCTCGACGGCAAACCGCACGATGATGGTTCCTTCCTTCTCGATAAAGGAACTGCAGGATATTCGCACGCTACGCATGCTTCTCGAGGGAACGGCGGCCGAACGCGCCGCCATCGAGCGGACCGATGCGGAACTGGCGGACCTGCGTAGGTATTGCACGGACATCGAAACCGCTGCCGACACCCACAATCTCGATCTCTTCCTCGAGGCGAACTACAATTTCCATATGGCGATCGCCGATATGAGTAGGATCTCCTTCGTCAGCAATTTGCTAGAACCGCTGTGGATGCGCATCGGCCCTGTCGTGCGCCAGTCCAAACCGGATCAGGCCCATATCCGCAAGGCGGTGAAGTATCACCTGAAAGCCTGTTCGGCTATCGCGGAGCGTGATCCGGTGGCCGCAGCCGCAGCCATTCGCGAGGATATCATGGAATGCAATGAGTATTGA
- a CDS encoding STN domain-containing protein: MRGRTECEPGRGACVDCLHRLFGDLSALVIAASLVLVPQGTASAQAPKSSGQLQFDIPSQSLAASLKVYRAVTNHDLYYESSLIEAHRSSAVVGAFLPDVALRRLLKGTGLSVASFEPGTLTILPGRPVAPERDLPALRSKAAEFSSYFTRIQASLRAAFCRTPEIQLDPSELIVRLWISQSGAVARAELLQPTGSEERDLAYATAMRRLVIDQAPPTAMPQPVTLMVLPRTSRIAAECPQSDGNAP; encoded by the coding sequence ATGCGTGGCAGAACCGAGTGTGAGCCTGGCCGGGGAGCATGTGTTGATTGCCTACATCGTCTGTTCGGCGACCTCTCTGCGCTTGTGATTGCAGCATCGCTGGTTCTCGTTCCACAAGGAACGGCAAGTGCGCAGGCCCCCAAATCGTCGGGTCAGCTTCAGTTCGATATCCCTTCGCAATCGCTCGCCGCGTCGCTCAAGGTCTACAGGGCCGTCACAAATCACGATCTCTATTACGAAAGCAGCCTGATCGAGGCCCATAGATCGTCGGCTGTGGTTGGTGCATTCTTGCCGGACGTAGCGCTGAGGCGGCTTCTGAAAGGGACCGGCTTGTCTGTGGCATCCTTTGAGCCGGGGACCCTTACAATTTTGCCCGGCCGGCCCGTGGCACCGGAGCGCGATCTGCCCGCTCTCAGGAGCAAGGCGGCTGAATTTTCTTCTTACTTCACACGTATCCAGGCAAGCCTACGCGCTGCATTCTGTCGAACGCCTGAAATCCAGCTCGATCCGTCAGAACTCATCGTCCGGCTTTGGATCTCGCAGTCAGGAGCGGTCGCGCGCGCGGAGCTCCTGCAGCCGACGGGATCCGAAGAAAGAGATTTGGCCTACGCAACGGCGATGCGCAGGCTCGTGATCGACCAGGCGCCCCCTACGGCAATGCCGCAACCGGTTACGCTGATGGTCTTGCCGCGGACGTCGCGAATAGCGGCGGAATGTCCGCAATCCGACGGCAACGCCCCATGA